In a genomic window of Sarcophilus harrisii chromosome 4, mSarHar1.11, whole genome shotgun sequence:
- the LOC111720740 gene encoding G-protein coupled receptor 61-like — MTLGLVASVLVCVWVKAVAMASVPVLGRASPEPEPPAFPPGCSLQWSHSAYCQLFVVVFAVLYFLLPLLLILVVYCSMFRVARVAAMQHGPLPTWMETPRRRSESLSSRSTMVTSSGPPRTTPHRTFGGGKAAVVLLAVGGQFLLCWLPYFSFHLYVALSAQPLPTQQVESVVTWIGYFCFTSNPFFYGCLNRQIRGELSKQFVCFFKPSPEEELRLPSREGSIEENFLQFLQGTGCATEPWAPQTPVSPKQEPPAVDFRIPGQIAEETSEFLEQQLPSDITVSDGYLHPTLSPQPEP, encoded by the coding sequence ATGACCCTGGGTCTGGTGGCGTCAgtgttggtgtgtgtgtgggtgaaGGCTGTGGCCATGGCCTCCGTGCCGGTGTTGGGGAGGGCCTCACCAGAGCCTGAGCCCCCCGCTTTCCCTCCCGGCTGCTCCCTCCAGTGGAGCCACAGTGCCTATTGCCAACTCTTTGTGGTGGTCTTTGCTGTGCTTTATTTCCTGCTGCCCCTGCTCCTCATTCTTGTGGTCTACTGCAGTATGTTCCGTGTGGCCCGGGTGGCTGCCATGCAGCATGGGCCCTTGCCGACATGGATGGAGACTCCTCGCCGGCGATCTGAGTCACTCAGCAGCCGTTCTACCATGGTGACCAGCTCAGGGCCCCCACGGACCACCCCCCATAGGACctttgggggggggaaggcagCTGTGGTCCTGCTGGCTGTGGGAGGCCAGTTCTTACTTTGCTGGCTCCCCTATTTCTCCTTCCATCTTTATGTTGCTCTCAGTGCCCAGCCCCTTCCTACTCAGCAGGTAGAGAGTGTGGTGACCTGGATTGGCTACTTCTGTTTCACTTCCAATCCTTTCTTCTATGGCTGCCTCAACCGACAGATCAGGGGGGAGCTCAGCAAGCAGTTTGTTTGCTTCTTCAAGCCGTCCCCAGAGGAGGAGCTGAGGCTCCCTAGCCGGGAGGGCTCCATAGAGGAGAACTTCCTGCAGTTCCTTCAGGGGACTGGTTGTGCTACTGAGCCCTGGGCTCCTCAGACCCCAGTCAGCCCAAAGCAGGAACCACCAGCTGTGGACTTCCGAATCCCAGGCCAGATTGCCGAAGAGACTTCTGAGTTCTTGGAGCAGCAGCTTCCTAGTGACATCACTGTGTCAGATGGCTACCTCCATCCGACCCTCTCACCCCAGCCTGAACCATGA
- the LOC100928464 gene encoding G-protein coupled receptor 61 gives MESSPLPQTSGNSSTLGLLPLPQGSPGVNGSPEARHRDVASESVALFFMLLLDLTAVAGNAAVMTVIAKTPALRKFVFVFHLCLVDLLAALTLMPLAMLSSSALFDHALFGETACRLYLFLSVCFVSLAILSVSAINVERYYYVVHPMRYEDWPL, from the exons ATGGagtcctcccctctcccccagactTCAGGGAACTCCTCTACTCTGGGTCTGCTCCCTCTGCCCCAGGGCTCCCCAGGGGTCAACGGCAGCCCAGAGGCCAGGCATCGGGACGTGGCCTCCGAGTCCGTGGCCCTCTTCTTCATGCTGCTATTGGACCTGACGGCTGTGGCAGGTAATGCGGCTGTGATGACGGTCATTGCCAAGACGCCCGCCCTGCGCAAATTTGTCTTTGTCTTCCACCTCTGCCTGGTGGACCTGCTGGCTGCCCTGACGCTCATGCCGCTGGCCATGCTCTCCAGCTCGGCCCTCTTTGACCATGCCCTCTTTGGGGAGACCGCCTGCCGCCTCTACCTGTTCCTGAGTGTCTGTTTCGTCAGCTTGGCCATCCTCTCCGTCTCGGCCATCAATGTGGAACGCTACTACTACGTGGTGCACCCCATGCGCTACGAG GACTGGCCTCTTTGA